A region of the Paramormyrops kingsleyae isolate MSU_618 chromosome 6, PKINGS_0.4, whole genome shotgun sequence genome:
AATAACCCATGACccattgtttttaaataatttttatttatgtatttatttatttttattaaaacaaacataaattgacttaataaatgttttaaatgaacTATTTCTACATTCCATTGTTGCAGTAAGCAGTTGGAGAATACAGATTGTATATTACAATGTATATTCATAGCTTCCGCATCACAAGTATTTAATGTGGTACAATGACATGCTTCCTGCAGTTGAATGTTCAGTTGCTTAATACCATTTCTTCGTTCATAGCATTGAAATTGCTCACACTGATTTCGACATGCACAGCACTGGTGTTTCAATAGCAGGACTCATGGGCGTCACTTTGGTTTGAACATTGGGAGTGGCGGGAGGGGGTGGAGCGGGAGCGATCTTCACCAATGATTTTgagacatgattattgggggtgggggtgtattGGCCAGTTTTGATTATTAGGTGGTGTTAGAACCTCCTCATCCCCccgtaatttacacccatgccAGGACTAAAAAACGTTAAACCTTTTATTAAAATACACTTCCTAAAATACGCAAATACAATCTGTAAATCAGTCTGCTGGAATGTGTTACTTGTGCTGATATGAACAAAATAATGTGGATCCCGTCGTTATTCTTTGCATCTGAGGAATTATGAGCGTAATCTTTTGGAAGTTACAGAGGTCAGGCAGGAAGTAAGTTTTCAGTGTCAAATACATTACTGCAGTGTTTCGCACATGTTGAACTCCACGTACCACCTGAGAAAGCCTCTTCGTATACCACATTAACACCGACGTCAATAAGGAAGATACCTCCTCATAACACTAGAGGGAACTAGCTAAACATCACTGGTACCATTGTTTCAGAACCACTGCATTACTGTACCTCCACTCTGTATTATTTCAATTGGATGGTTCACTGCTGATGGTCCAGTTGATCCAGCGGATGTAATTCCTTACTTTAGTGTAGATGCCTGGGAAATTGGGATTGCCACAGCCAATACCCCAGGAGACAATACCTTCGAAGAAGCCATCACAGATCAGGGGGCCACCAGAATCTCcctgcaggagcaaaaatgCAAAAGTCTAACAGTTAGGACGATACCTCCCTATGAAACTCctacaaaaaatacagcaaatggctcgtgaagcttcatttgcccatcactaCTAAACAATGCCTTTTTATGTCATCGTTCTGACTGAACTCAAAagtttttttcctgctttgCTCAGCTAATGCTCAAGAAACAGATGGCTTGTACAGTAGAAGTAAAGTTGAATGTTAGATGTTTGTGTCTTCCCTGCCTCCAGTCAAACCACCAGGAGGTGTATAGAAGGAAGAAAAAGATAGTTTATCATCATACGGTCCAGTGATGCAGACTTACCGATCCTCATTGTTGCCTTCTGAGCTGTTTAGCCTGCTACTGTCATGAAAATATTAGATTCTCTGTATACCACCATTATGACTGACATCACAAAGGGTAATACCTTTGCATACCACTAAAGGGAGTGTTTATCATAGCTTCAGAAACACTGTACTATTTGGTTGCAAGAAGCCTGGAGCAAATTCCAGAAAGCACATGATGGAGGAAGAACCTATCAGGAATGGAAGTCTACTGTAGGGTAGCCACACCCACAGTCACGATAATTTAGGTATGGACTATTCACACAGGAGGAAATCAGAGCACCTCCAAGCCTGAAGGGGAGAAGGAGCAGAATGACAGTGCTGGAGTGATTAGGCTTGTGCTGTTGTGCACAAAAGCatccggccaaaaaaaaaagttggcatttgaatttttcgttggaccgcctttagctttgattatggcgcacatttgtcatggcattgtttccacaggcttatgcaacatctcaccctttattttcatccagatttgcattaatttctcaccgagatcctgtattgacaagtgagttgaacctccataaagcctccttcagcacatcccaaagtcCTTCAgtggggttaaggtcacaactctgtggtgaccaagtcatgtgtgaaaataattcctcatgctccctgaaccacccTGACAATTCAAACCCAAAGAATCTTGGCATTCTGGTCCTGGAAtgtgcccatgccaacagggaagaaaaaaatccattgatgacggatggaggtgtaacctggccattcagtagattcaggtactcagctgactttactcctgcataacgttgctgagctgtaataatgatccagtcattggctgtTAAGTATTTGTTCAATTCAAATGGTGATTacttttttggccaggcagtgtatttGGTGATTATTAAGTTATCTAGGAACAGAATAAAGCTCTACTCCTGTTCCAGTTTGCCTTAACTCTGCTCACCATATGGAATCCAGCTAAGGGATCTTGTCTTTGccttagaccagtgtttcccagtctggttctttggggcccacagacagtccacatttttgaggAATCCTGgtaaggagctgggagggagcaaaaatgtggactggctgtgggtccctgaggaccggattgaggaACACTGCCTTAGACTCTAGAGTACAGTAAATGCTGCATTTTTCAGTTTGCCATGAGGAAGCCAGGGATGGGGATGTGTACTCACACCCACAGGTCATTACCTGGCAGGAGTCCTTGCCCCCAGAGCGTGAGCCAGCACAGAGCATATTTTCAGACACACTTGTGTTGTAGTAGTTTAGGCAATCAGGGATGAATTCTATGTTCACGGCTTGTAGCTCTGCTGAGAGGTAGTAGCTGTTCACGTGTGTCACTCCCCAGCCGCTCACTTTGCAGGTGGCCCCCCTAGACAGTGGGGGAGTGTTGGCA
Encoded here:
- the LOC111855719 gene encoding trypsin-like isoform X1 yields the protein MRKTFQSVVLLVTIVTIGETYKQRIIGGQVVVPHSIKYQASIQYGKQHYCGGTIIQPQWVLSAAHCWRPSFLIKVVLGEHNLYVAEGFEQEFNVSKIFIHNNYNYKTFNNDIMLIKLSQPARMNANIGLATLPGANTPPLSRGATCKVSGWGVTHVNSYYLSAELQAVNIEFIPDCLNYYNTSVSENMLCAGSRSGGKDSCQVMTCGCEYTSPSLASSWQTEKCSIYCTLESKAVFLNPVLRDPQPVHIFAPSQLLTRIPQKCGLSVGPKEPDWETLV